One Cryptosporangium aurantiacum DNA window includes the following coding sequences:
- a CDS encoding response regulator → MTIRVVVADDQVMIRDGLATLLTAAGDVEVVGQAGNGREAVDLARSLAPDVIVMDVRMPVLDGIAATAEILGEDPGENPPKVLVLTTFDLDEYVYDALSAGASGFLLKDAPGADLLAAVRIVARGDALLAPSITRRLIGDFARRRKRDLPGGDVTELTPREREVLGLIARGLSNAEIAAELFLAEQTIKTHVGHILTKLNLRDRTQAVVFAYQRGLVS, encoded by the coding sequence ATGACGATCCGGGTGGTGGTCGCCGACGACCAGGTGATGATCCGTGACGGCCTCGCGACTCTGCTCACCGCCGCCGGTGACGTCGAGGTCGTGGGCCAGGCCGGCAACGGGCGGGAAGCCGTCGACCTCGCACGCAGCCTCGCGCCCGACGTCATCGTGATGGACGTCCGGATGCCGGTGCTCGACGGCATCGCGGCGACCGCCGAGATCCTCGGCGAGGACCCGGGCGAGAACCCGCCGAAGGTGCTGGTCCTGACGACGTTCGACCTGGACGAGTACGTCTACGACGCGCTGTCGGCCGGCGCCAGCGGCTTCCTGCTCAAGGACGCTCCGGGCGCCGACCTGCTCGCGGCGGTTCGTATCGTCGCGCGTGGGGACGCGCTGCTCGCCCCGTCGATCACCCGGCGCCTGATCGGTGACTTCGCGCGCCGCCGGAAGCGTGACCTGCCGGGCGGTGACGTCACCGAGCTGACGCCGCGCGAGCGCGAGGTGCTCGGGCTGATCGCGCGGGGTCTGTCCAACGCGGAGATCGCGGCTGAGCTGTTCCTGGCCGAGCAGACGATCAAGACGCACGTCGGCCACATCCTGACCAAGCTCAACCTCCGCGACCGCACCCAGGCCGTGGTTTTCGCCTACCAGCGCGGCCTGGTCAGCTGA
- a CDS encoding sensor histidine kinase produces the protein MTGVWSYVRGLWDAAVRAPIKPVQARPWIPRRGWPRWALGAVWIVAAVGWTGGTIAELVLALRVPAVVAPFVGMLLALPSVVAPLRPLLAWRLMVVGVLITPLAVALGPRDDAVWPWPVTACVAMLLTLVMVGASSPRPVSVGAGLLTTAAVFAFGAVAGMPFWMGYILAGGIFAGLLFGDATGGRRSVQARLDEQRALRRQDLARQAVLEERGRIARELHDVVAHHMTMIAIQAEAAPLKVPDVPPAAAEIFAAINRAAREALSETRTVVGLLRSEDDAAERAPAPGLELLDDLVERARATGLTVKSVVVGVPRPLSAAVDVSAYRIVQEALSNASRYAPGSSVRVEVRYGPQALHLSVTNTAVDAGQQPNSAATQSDRASLGGGHGLVGIRERATMLGGEMSAGPLPGGGFAVTAVLPTGASPGPGAPPGAAASPGAAPEAGASPKAGAPPGAAASASASAEGGASSEGASAGPGVVSSGATPPAAG, from the coding sequence GTGACCGGGGTGTGGTCGTACGTCCGAGGGTTGTGGGACGCGGCCGTCCGCGCGCCGATCAAACCGGTCCAGGCTCGCCCCTGGATCCCTCGGCGGGGCTGGCCCCGCTGGGCGCTCGGGGCTGTGTGGATCGTCGCCGCGGTCGGCTGGACCGGCGGGACGATCGCTGAATTGGTGCTGGCGCTGCGGGTACCGGCCGTGGTGGCGCCGTTCGTCGGCATGCTGCTCGCGCTGCCGTCCGTCGTCGCGCCGCTCCGGCCGCTGCTGGCCTGGCGTCTCATGGTGGTCGGTGTCCTGATCACGCCGCTGGCGGTCGCGCTCGGGCCGCGCGACGACGCGGTCTGGCCGTGGCCGGTGACCGCGTGCGTCGCGATGTTGCTGACGCTCGTCATGGTCGGTGCGTCGTCGCCGCGACCGGTCTCGGTGGGCGCCGGGCTGCTCACCACCGCTGCGGTGTTCGCGTTCGGTGCGGTGGCCGGCATGCCGTTCTGGATGGGCTACATCCTCGCCGGCGGCATCTTCGCCGGGCTGCTGTTCGGCGATGCGACCGGTGGGCGCCGCAGCGTCCAGGCCCGGCTCGACGAACAACGGGCGCTGCGTCGTCAGGACCTCGCTCGCCAAGCCGTCCTGGAGGAACGCGGCCGCATCGCCCGTGAGCTGCACGACGTCGTCGCGCACCACATGACGATGATCGCCATCCAGGCGGAGGCCGCGCCACTGAAGGTGCCCGACGTGCCGCCCGCCGCTGCGGAGATCTTCGCGGCGATCAACCGCGCCGCCCGCGAGGCGCTGAGCGAGACCCGCACCGTCGTCGGTCTGCTGCGCTCCGAGGACGATGCCGCCGAGCGAGCCCCCGCCCCCGGCCTGGAGCTGCTCGACGACCTGGTGGAGCGTGCCCGCGCGACCGGGCTCACGGTGAAGTCCGTGGTGGTCGGTGTTCCGCGGCCGCTGTCGGCGGCGGTCGACGTCTCGGCCTACCGGATCGTGCAGGAGGCGCTCAGCAACGCCTCGCGCTACGCGCCCGGCAGCTCCGTGCGGGTCGAGGTCCGTTACGGGCCGCAGGCCCTGCACCTTTCCGTCACCAACACCGCGGTGGACGCCGGGCAGCAGCCGAATTCGGCGGCCACACAGTCGGACCGGGCCTCGCTCGGCGGGGGGCACGGGCTGGTGGGCATCCGGGAGCGCGCGACGATGCTCGGCGGCGAGATGAGCGCCGGACCGCTGCCCGGCGGTGGCTTCGCGGTGACCGCGGTGCTGCCGACCGGCGCGTCACCGGGGCCCGGAGCGCCTCCGGGGGCCGCGGCGTCTCCGGGGGCCGCACCGGAGGCCGGGGCATCACCGAAAGCCGGGGCGCCTCCGGGGGCCGCGGCCTCGGCGTCGGCGTCGGCGGAGGGTGGGGCGTCATCGGAGGGCGCGTCGGCGGGCCCCGGGGTGGTTTCGTCGGGCGCGACACCGCCGGCCGCCGGTTGA
- a CDS encoding alpha/beta hydrolase, protein MKASIVMLLSGLIIVGSVAATGWWATDNPASRVPEPLGIQAWKSIVTTIVPGIDAAAVPNPATASPTEVSAFIQLLTPAQRADLVRLAPTTIGNLDGIPLTMRYEANESVLAEASTPAVDRALAVDAPTRAAADRAARADQAASADSAASADSAASADSAASADSAASADEVALADWTASADGAAPADGSASSVRIETTAGGGGSTPQARPGRTLAYDPRGDGRVVQVLGDLNRAEHIAVLVPGSSWRLDNVLRWPSGRRVSPLANAVRLQQTVGTDVAIVVWLGYDAPERVDLSAVGSARAIAGAVALRRFLHSLPQAHVSLLCHSYGTVVCGRAIPGSPVDEVVALASPGMDVRTADDLRTTARVWAARTADDPIRITPPVRVMGLGHSTSPVNPAFGARVFRTGTATGHDQYYTEGTESLANIARIVLGRAAEVTLR, encoded by the coding sequence ATGAAGGCCAGCATCGTCATGCTCCTCAGTGGATTGATCATCGTCGGGTCGGTCGCGGCCACCGGATGGTGGGCGACCGACAACCCGGCCTCGCGGGTGCCCGAGCCGCTCGGCATTCAGGCATGGAAAAGCATCGTGACGACGATCGTGCCCGGTATCGACGCCGCGGCGGTGCCGAATCCGGCCACCGCGTCGCCGACCGAGGTGAGCGCGTTCATCCAGCTGTTGACGCCCGCGCAGCGCGCCGACCTGGTGCGGCTGGCGCCGACGACGATCGGAAACCTCGACGGGATTCCGCTCACGATGCGTTACGAAGCGAACGAGAGCGTGCTTGCCGAGGCGAGTACTCCGGCCGTCGACCGTGCGCTCGCCGTCGACGCCCCGACGCGCGCCGCCGCCGACCGCGCGGCCCGTGCCGACCAGGCCGCCAGCGCCGACTCCGCGGCCAGCGCCGACTCCGCGGCCAGCGCCGACTCCGCGGCCAGCGCCGACTCCGCGGCCAGCGCCGACGAGGTCGCCCTCGCCGATTGGACCGCGAGCGCCGATGGGGCTGCTCCCGCCGATGGGTCCGCGTCGAGCGTCCGGATAGAGACGACGGCGGGAGGGGGCGGCAGCACGCCGCAGGCCCGCCCAGGTCGCACCCTGGCCTACGACCCGCGCGGAGACGGCCGCGTCGTTCAGGTCCTCGGAGATCTGAACCGCGCCGAGCACATCGCGGTACTGGTCCCGGGCAGCAGTTGGCGGCTGGACAACGTGCTGCGCTGGCCGTCCGGCCGGCGGGTGTCGCCGCTCGCGAACGCGGTGCGGTTACAGCAGACGGTCGGGACCGACGTGGCGATCGTGGTCTGGCTGGGCTACGACGCGCCCGAGCGGGTCGACCTCTCGGCGGTGGGCTCGGCGCGGGCGATCGCCGGGGCGGTCGCCCTGCGGCGGTTCCTGCACAGCCTCCCGCAGGCCCACGTCAGCCTGCTCTGCCACAGCTACGGCACGGTGGTCTGCGGACGGGCGATCCCGGGCTCGCCGGTCGACGAGGTGGTGGCGCTGGCGTCGCCCGGAATGGACGTCCGGACCGCGGACGACCTGCGGACGACGGCCCGGGTGTGGGCGGCGCGGACCGCGGACGACCCGATCCGCATCACCCCGCCGGTACGCGTGATGGGGCTGGGCCACAGCACGTCGCCGGTCAACCCCGCGTTCGGCGCCCGTGTCTTCCGCACCGGCACCGCGACCGGCCACGATCAGTACTACACCGAGGGCACGGAGTCGCTGGCCAACATCGCCCGCATCGTCCTCGGTCGTGCGGCGGAGGTGACGCTGCGATGA
- a CDS encoding winged helix-turn-helix transcriptional regulator yields the protein MRWSEIGGERCSVARTLSVIGERWTMLVLRESFRGVRRFEDFQANTGASRPVLADRLRRLTADDVLRRHCYAEKPDRFEYRLTAKGLELYPVIVSLMTWGDRWMDDGNGPPLRLTHLDCDGPLEPTLACGTCGSPVTARDVRATPA from the coding sequence ATGCGGTGGTCGGAGATCGGCGGCGAGCGGTGCTCGGTCGCGCGGACGCTGTCCGTGATCGGGGAGCGCTGGACGATGCTCGTGCTCCGCGAGTCGTTTCGCGGCGTGCGGCGGTTCGAGGACTTCCAGGCGAACACCGGGGCGTCGCGTCCGGTGCTGGCCGACCGTCTCCGCCGCCTCACCGCCGACGACGTCCTGCGTCGGCACTGCTACGCCGAGAAGCCCGACCGATTCGAGTACCGGCTCACCGCCAAGGGGCTCGAGCTGTACCCGGTGATCGTGTCGCTGATGACCTGGGGCGACCGCTGGATGGACGACGGCAACGGACCGCCGCTCCGGCTGACCCACCTCGACTGCGACGGCCCGCTCGAGCCGACGCTCGCCTGCGGGACCTGCGGCAGCCCGGTCACCGCCCGCGACGTCCGCGCCACCCCCGCCTGA
- a CDS encoding acyltransferase family protein, with protein MTLATRIEAATPADRDRALDGLRALAVIGVVVGHFLVMALVPDASGALRVKSPLTALPDFAPLSWALQLLALFFLVGGYSAARSLGAREYGPWLRRRLIRLTRPVVAVTALLALSFPVLAALGVPAGTLRTTTALVVQPLWFIAVYGVVTALTPVAVAIVRRLGVWAVAPLVVIVAVVDALRYGPWADGVPGWIGLVNVLPGWAFAYVLGVAWAQGRLPRRAAVWLAAVGAALLVTLVLWFGYPASVVGVPGSGRVNSHPPSLLVVALAMAQCGLAVLGRERFAALLREPRRWAAVATLNLVAMTVFCWHQVALVLLTALTLPADLPGLHQLPDGLGWAGWRLAWLPVHCAVLAALVWGARRFEAPWTGMVKRLGPAAVVAAVAFGGYAVAVL; from the coding sequence ATGACGCTCGCCACGCGCATCGAGGCCGCAACGCCGGCCGACCGCGACCGCGCCCTCGACGGGCTTCGCGCGCTCGCCGTGATCGGCGTGGTCGTCGGTCACTTCCTGGTGATGGCGCTGGTGCCGGACGCCTCCGGTGCGCTCCGGGTCAAGAGCCCGCTCACCGCGCTGCCGGACTTCGCGCCGCTGAGCTGGGCGCTGCAACTGCTCGCACTGTTCTTCCTGGTCGGTGGGTACTCGGCCGCGCGGAGCCTGGGGGCGCGGGAGTACGGCCCGTGGCTCCGCCGCCGGCTGATCCGGCTGACCCGCCCGGTGGTGGCGGTGACCGCGCTGCTCGCGCTCTCGTTCCCGGTGCTGGCCGCTCTCGGTGTGCCGGCCGGGACACTCCGGACCACGACCGCGCTGGTCGTCCAGCCGCTCTGGTTCATCGCGGTCTACGGCGTCGTCACCGCGCTGACGCCGGTGGCGGTCGCGATCGTGCGTCGGCTCGGTGTGTGGGCGGTGGCGCCGCTGGTCGTGATCGTGGCGGTCGTCGACGCGCTGCGGTACGGGCCGTGGGCGGACGGCGTCCCGGGCTGGATCGGGCTGGTGAACGTGCTGCCGGGGTGGGCGTTCGCGTACGTGCTGGGCGTCGCGTGGGCGCAGGGGCGGTTGCCGCGCCGCGCGGCGGTCTGGCTGGCGGCGGTGGGGGCGGCGCTGCTGGTGACGCTCGTCCTGTGGTTCGGCTACCCGGCCAGCGTGGTGGGGGTGCCCGGGTCGGGGCGGGTGAACTCGCATCCGCCGTCGTTGCTGGTCGTGGCGCTGGCGATGGCCCAGTGCGGGTTGGCGGTGCTCGGCCGGGAGCGGTTCGCCGCGTTGCTGCGGGAACCACGCCGGTGGGCGGCGGTCGCGACGCTGAACCTGGTGGCGATGACCGTGTTCTGCTGGCACCAGGTCGCGTTGGTGCTGCTCACCGCGCTGACGTTGCCTGCGGACCTGCCCGGGTTGCACCAGCTGCCGGACGGGCTTGGCTGGGCGGGATGGCGGCTGGCCTGGCTGCCCGTGCACTGCGCGGTGCTGGCGGCGCTGGTGTGGGGGGCGCGGCGGTTCGAGGCGCCGTGGACCGGGATGGTGAAGCGGCTCGGACCGGCGGCGGTCGTCGCCGCGGTGGCCTTCGGCGGTTACGCGGTGGCCGTGCTCTGA
- a CDS encoding glycosyltransferase family 39 protein: MLETATDRTPSPPTPAATERPTGKPSRVRRIVRGRADDPAWVRPTLVLILTVSAVLYLWDLGASGWANDFYAAAVQSGTKSWTAFFFGSSEWGNVITVDKPPAALWVMALSGRIFGFSSWSMLAPQALMGVASVWLLYAAVRRWSGPAAGLVAAALLAITPVAVLMFRFNNPDALLVLLMIAAAYCVVRALDAAATRAGAGWLALAGAALGFAFLTKTLQSFLVLPPLALVYLVCAPTGLWRRIWQLLVGGLALVVSAGWYILATILWPADSRPYIGGSGDNTELGLAFGYNGLDRVVSGSGGGPGGGMGGGGFGGATGITRLFNDQMGTQIAWFLPAALIALVAGLWITRRAPRTDRVRAALILWGGWLLVTAGIFSYMEGIFHSYYNVALAPGVAAVLAVGGRELWRVRDQFVARVVLAGLVAVTAAVAWDLLGRAADWNAWLRWVVLVAAVLSVFALLIGARGVRQAAVVGAAVGAVAVLAGPAAYAVSTAGTPHNGSTPTAGPAGSSGFGGPGGGFMRRNGGEGAFPDGTQQAPGGTQAQPPGGTQAQPPGGSQAQPPGGSQAPGGAPQGSGPTSSRQGGGTNTELVALLKETTTKWAAAAIGSQSAAGLQLESDKAVIPIGGFSGGDPAPTLEQFKKWVAEGKIHYFIGGGMGDQGGQGGPTNSTTTPGGTTQQGTAPQGGFQRGGGPGGNRGTGSEISTWVAANFTATTVGNQTVYDLTKPTA, translated from the coding sequence GTGCTGGAGACTGCGACCGACCGAACCCCCTCCCCGCCGACACCGGCGGCGACCGAGCGTCCGACCGGGAAACCGTCGCGTGTGCGCCGCATCGTGCGAGGACGTGCCGACGACCCCGCCTGGGTCCGCCCGACGCTCGTCCTGATCCTCACGGTCTCCGCGGTCCTCTACTTGTGGGACCTCGGGGCCTCCGGATGGGCTAACGACTTCTACGCGGCCGCGGTGCAGTCCGGGACGAAGAGCTGGACCGCGTTCTTCTTCGGGTCGTCCGAGTGGGGCAACGTCATCACGGTCGACAAGCCACCGGCGGCGCTCTGGGTGATGGCGCTCTCCGGGCGGATCTTCGGCTTCTCCAGCTGGAGCATGCTGGCACCGCAAGCCCTGATGGGCGTGGCGTCGGTCTGGCTGCTGTACGCGGCGGTTCGCCGCTGGTCGGGCCCTGCGGCGGGACTCGTGGCGGCGGCGTTGCTCGCGATCACCCCGGTCGCCGTCCTGATGTTCCGGTTCAACAACCCGGACGCGCTGCTCGTGCTGCTGATGATCGCGGCCGCGTACTGCGTCGTCCGGGCGCTGGACGCCGCCGCCACCCGCGCCGGTGCCGGCTGGCTGGCGCTGGCCGGCGCCGCGCTCGGCTTCGCGTTCCTCACCAAGACGCTCCAGTCGTTCCTGGTGCTGCCCCCGCTCGCCCTGGTCTACCTGGTGTGCGCGCCGACCGGCCTGTGGCGACGGATCTGGCAGCTGCTCGTCGGCGGCCTGGCGCTGGTGGTTTCGGCCGGTTGGTACATCCTCGCGACGATCCTCTGGCCCGCCGACAGCCGTCCGTACATCGGCGGGTCCGGCGACAACACCGAGCTCGGCCTGGCATTCGGCTACAACGGCCTCGACCGGGTCGTGTCCGGCAGCGGTGGCGGCCCCGGTGGGGGGATGGGCGGTGGTGGGTTCGGTGGAGCGACCGGGATCACCCGGCTCTTCAACGACCAAATGGGGACGCAGATCGCATGGTTCCTCCCGGCAGCGCTGATCGCGTTGGTCGCCGGGTTGTGGATCACCCGGCGGGCGCCACGGACCGATCGCGTACGGGCCGCACTGATTCTCTGGGGCGGCTGGCTGCTCGTGACGGCAGGCATCTTCAGCTACATGGAAGGCATCTTCCACTCGTACTACAACGTCGCGCTGGCGCCGGGAGTCGCCGCGGTGCTGGCGGTCGGTGGCCGGGAGCTGTGGCGCGTCCGGGACCAGTTCGTCGCGCGGGTGGTCCTCGCCGGGCTGGTGGCCGTGACGGCCGCGGTGGCGTGGGACCTGCTCGGCCGGGCGGCCGACTGGAACGCGTGGCTGCGGTGGGTCGTGCTGGTGGCGGCGGTGCTGTCGGTGTTCGCGCTGCTGATCGGTGCGCGGGGAGTGCGGCAGGCCGCGGTTGTCGGTGCGGCGGTGGGTGCGGTGGCGGTGCTGGCCGGGCCTGCGGCGTACGCGGTGTCGACGGCCGGTACGCCGCACAACGGCTCGACGCCGACCGCGGGGCCGGCGGGGAGCAGCGGGTTCGGCGGCCCCGGCGGCGGATTCATGCGCCGCAACGGTGGCGAGGGCGCGTTCCCCGACGGCACCCAGCAGGCCCCGGGCGGCACCCAGGCCCAGCCGCCGGGCGGCACCCAGGCCCAGCCGCCGGGCGGAAGCCAGGCCCAGCCGCCGGGCGGAAGCCAGGCGCCGGGAGGCGCCCCGCAGGGGAGCGGCCCGACGTCCAGCAGGCAGGGCGGCGGCACGAACACCGAGCTCGTGGCGCTGCTGAAGGAGACCACGACGAAGTGGGCCGCGGCCGCGATCGGCTCGCAGAGCGCCGCCGGCCTCCAACTGGAGAGCGACAAGGCCGTCATCCCGATCGGCGGGTTCAGCGGAGGCGACCCGGCGCCGACGCTGGAGCAGTTCAAGAAGTGGGTCGCCGAGGGCAAGATCCACTACTTCATCGGCGGTGGCATGGGTGACCAGGGCGGCCAGGGCGGTCCGACCAACTCCACCACCACGCCGGGCGGCACCACCCAGCAGGGAACCGCACCTCAGGGCGGGTTCCAGCGCGGCGGTGGTCCCGGCGGCAACCGGGGCACCGGCAGCGAGATCAGCACCTGGGTCGCGGCGAACTTCACCGCCACCACGGTCGGCAACCAGACGGTCTACGACCTCACGAAGCCGACCGCGTAG
- a CDS encoding glutamate synthase subunit beta, whose amino-acid sequence MVDPSGFLKHGRELPPRRPVDVRIMDWKEVYQDFPEKNLRTQASRCMDCGIPFCHNGCPLGNLIPEWNDLARTGQWSLAIDRLHATNNFPEFTGKLCPAPCEAACVLGIADDPVTIKQIEVETILKAFDLGIVAPQLPENLSGKKVAVIGSGPAGLAAAQQLTRAGHEVTVYERADKIGGLLRYGIPEFKMEKWHIDRRLAQMEAEGTRFVTGVSVGTDLPVSELDADAIVLATGSTVPRDLPAPGRELNGIYAAMEYLVPANKVALGATDVEGHIDVRGKHVVIIGGGDTGADCLGTAHRQGAKSVTQLEIMPQPPAARAGHMPWPTYPMLYRVTSAHEEGGERVYAVNTEKFVGDEHGNVKALVLHEVVSEGGRFVPVEGSTREIPAEAIFLAMGFVGVEKGPLYDELGVEIDERGRVVRDADWKTTADNVWVTGDAGRGQSLIVWAIAEGRAAAAAVDKHLAGETFLPAPIAPTTMALTAR is encoded by the coding sequence GTGGTTGACCCCAGCGGGTTCCTGAAGCACGGACGGGAGCTGCCCCCCCGTCGTCCGGTCGACGTCCGGATCATGGACTGGAAAGAGGTCTACCAGGACTTCCCGGAGAAGAACCTGCGCACGCAGGCTTCCCGGTGCATGGACTGCGGCATCCCGTTCTGTCACAACGGCTGCCCGCTGGGGAACCTCATCCCGGAGTGGAACGACCTGGCCCGCACCGGGCAGTGGTCGCTCGCGATCGACCGCCTGCACGCGACGAACAACTTCCCGGAGTTCACCGGGAAGCTCTGCCCGGCGCCGTGCGAGGCGGCCTGCGTCCTCGGCATCGCCGACGACCCGGTGACGATCAAGCAGATCGAGGTCGAGACGATCCTGAAGGCGTTCGATCTCGGGATCGTCGCTCCGCAGCTGCCGGAGAACCTGTCCGGCAAAAAGGTCGCGGTGATCGGCTCCGGCCCGGCCGGTCTGGCCGCCGCGCAGCAGCTGACCCGCGCCGGACACGAGGTGACCGTCTACGAGCGCGCCGACAAGATCGGTGGGCTGCTCCGGTACGGGATCCCCGAGTTCAAGATGGAGAAGTGGCACATCGACCGCCGGCTGGCGCAGATGGAGGCCGAGGGCACTCGCTTCGTGACCGGGGTTTCGGTCGGAACGGACCTTCCCGTCTCGGAGCTCGACGCCGACGCGATCGTGCTGGCCACCGGCTCGACCGTGCCGCGCGACCTACCGGCGCCGGGCCGGGAGCTGAACGGCATCTACGCCGCGATGGAGTACCTGGTGCCGGCCAACAAAGTGGCGCTGGGAGCAACTGACGTCGAAGGACACATCGACGTCCGCGGCAAGCACGTCGTCATCATCGGCGGCGGCGACACCGGCGCGGACTGCCTGGGCACCGCCCACCGGCAGGGCGCGAAGAGCGTCACGCAGCTGGAGATCATGCCGCAGCCGCCGGCGGCGCGGGCCGGTCACATGCCGTGGCCGACCTACCCGATGCTGTACCGGGTCACGTCCGCGCACGAAGAGGGCGGCGAGCGCGTCTACGCGGTCAACACCGAGAAGTTCGTCGGCGACGAGCACGGGAACGTGAAGGCGCTGGTACTGCACGAGGTCGTGTCCGAGGGCGGGCGCTTCGTGCCGGTCGAGGGCTCGACGCGGGAGATCCCGGCCGAGGCGATCTTCCTCGCGATGGGCTTCGTCGGCGTCGAGAAGGGCCCGCTCTACGACGAGCTCGGCGTCGAGATCGACGAGCGGGGCCGCGTCGTGCGGGACGCCGACTGGAAGACGACCGCGGACAACGTCTGGGTCACCGGGGACGCCGGTCGTGGTCAGTCGCTGATCGTCTGGGCGATCGCCGAGGGGCGCGCAGCCGCCGCCGCGGTCGACAAGCACCTGGCAGGCGAGACGTTCCTCCCCGCCCCCATCGCCCCGACCACGATGGCGCTCACCGCCCGCTGA
- a CDS encoding PaaI family thioesterase: MTSTEQQPTRLGQGDPSALHGLAGLSGLELIRAIKDRQAPPPNIATLLGMDIVEVEEGRVVFTVDAKPEFSNPLGTVHGGIHATLLDSAMGCAVHTTLPAGVGYTTLELKVNYVKAISLDAGTLSCVGQVIHVGGRVATAEGRVTDSAGRLLAHATTTCMIFR, encoded by the coding sequence GTGACATCGACCGAGCAGCAGCCGACCCGTCTCGGACAGGGCGACCCGTCCGCGCTGCACGGCCTCGCCGGGCTCTCCGGGCTCGAGCTGATCCGCGCGATCAAGGACCGGCAGGCGCCGCCGCCGAACATCGCGACGCTGCTCGGCATGGACATCGTCGAGGTCGAGGAGGGCCGGGTGGTGTTCACGGTCGACGCGAAGCCCGAGTTCTCGAACCCGCTCGGCACCGTGCACGGCGGCATTCACGCCACGCTGCTCGACTCGGCGATGGGTTGCGCGGTGCACACCACGCTGCCCGCCGGTGTCGGTTACACCACGCTGGAGCTGAAGGTGAACTACGTGAAGGCGATCAGCCTGGACGCCGGGACGCTGAGCTGCGTCGGCCAGGTGATCCACGTCGGCGGGCGGGTGGCCACGGCGGAGGGCCGGGTGACGGACTCGGCCGGGCGGCTGCTCGCGCACGCCACCACCACCTGCATGATCTTTAGGTAG
- a CDS encoding FmdB family zinc ribbon protein — MAAYEYRCRECRTIFEVRRSMHESAPSSVPCPSGHLDTSRVFSAVAVTGGSSALPAAPAAGGGGCCGGGCCG, encoded by the coding sequence GTGGCCGCCTACGAATACCGCTGTCGTGAATGCCGGACGATCTTCGAGGTCCGGCGCTCGATGCACGAGAGCGCTCCGTCCTCCGTGCCGTGCCCCAGCGGGCATCTCGACACCAGCCGTGTCTTCTCCGCCGTCGCGGTGACCGGCGGTTCCTCCGCGCTCCCCGCGGCACCCGCCGCCGGTGGTGGCGGGTGCTGCGGCGGCGGCTGCTGCGGTTGA